The genomic DNA GCAGCACCAAGAATCCGGCCCCCGGACCGTCCGACCCGGTCGACGGCTCATCGCCGGCCCCCACACCCTCGGGCGGGGTCACCCCCGACCCGTCCCCGTCCACGGCGACCGGCGGCCCAGGCCCCGTCGCGAACGGCTCCGCCGGGAATGTCCCCGTCGCGAACGGCTCCGTCGAGAACGCCCCCGTCGCGAACGGCCCCGTCGGACAGCCGTCAGGGGAGCCCCCCGCCGCCGGCCCCTCACCCTCGGAGTCCGTGCTCTGATGGCACCCCGTACCAACCGGCCCCGCACCAACCGGCCCCGCACCGGCCGTCCTCCCGCGCCCGACGCACCGGCCGCCCCCGACGCCCCGACCGCCCCGGACGCCCGCCGCCGTCGGCTGCCCATGCGGTTCCTGCTGCCCTCGCTCCTCCTGCTCGCCGTCATGGCGATGCTGATGCTCCGCGGCTTCGTGCACAGCGAGATCCTCGCCGACCACCGCATCCGGCCCCCGGCCGCCACCGACCAGGTGCCGGAGAAGATCCTCGACGGCGGACCGGTCATCGACACCCGCGGCGGCCGTACGACCAGCCTGAGCCTCCCCGACCACCGGCTCGTCCTCACCTTCGACGACGGCCCCGACCCCCAGTGGACGCCCAAGGTCCTCGACGTCCTCAAGAAGCACCACGCGCACGCGGTCTTCTTCGTCACCGGCACCATGACCTCACGCCATCCGGACCTCGTACGGCGCCTGGTGGCCGAGGGCCACGAGGTCGGCGTGCACACCTTCAACCACCCCGACCTCGCCTACCAGTCCAAGAAGCGCATCGACTGGGAGCTGTCCCAGAACCAGCTCGCGCTCGCCGGCGCCGCCGGCATCCGCACCTCCCTCTTCCGCCCGCCGTACTCGTCCTTCGCCGACGCCATGGACAACGAGTCCTGGCCGGTGACCGAGTACATCGGCACCCGCGGCTACATCACCGTCGTCAACAACACCGACAGCGAGGACTGGCAGAAGCCCGGCGTCGACGAGATCATCCGCCGCGCCACTCCCCGGGGCGGCAAGGGCGCCGTCGTCCTGATGCACGACTCCGGCGGCGACCGCCACCAGACCGTGCAGGCACTCGACCGGTTCCTGCCCGAACTCCAGCGACGGGGCTACGAGTTCGAGAACCTGTCCGAGGCGCTCGGCGCTCCCAGCGCGCACACCCCGGTCACCGGCGTCGACCGGTGGAAGGGCAACGCGTGGATCTTCCTGGTCCAGGCAGCCGACCGCATCACCGGCATGCTGGTCGTCGGGCTCGCCGTGATCGGGGGGCTCGTCCTCACCCGCTTCGGCCTGATGCTCCTCCTGTCGGGCACGCACGCCCGCAGGGTGCGCCGCCCGGACTTCCGCTGGGGACCGGCCCCGGTCACCGAACCGGTGTCGGTGCTGGTCCCGGCGTACAACGAGGCCAAGTGCATCGAGAACACCGTCCGCTCCCTCACGGCGAGCGAACACCCGGTCGAGGTGATCGTCGTCGACGACGGTTCGAGCGACGGCACGGCACGGCTCGTGGAGAGCCTGCGGCTGCCGGACGTACGGGTGGTCAGACAGCACAACGCGGGCAAGCCCGCCGCCCTCAACCGAGGCCTGGCCAACGCCCGGCACGACCTGATCGTGATGATGGACGGCGACACGGTCTTCGAACCGGCGACGGTCCGCGAGCTGGTCCAGCCCTTCGCCGACCCCCGGGTGGGCGCGGTCGCCGGCAACGCGAAGGTGGGCAACCGGGATTCCCTCATCGGCGCCTGGCAGCACATCGAGTACGTGATGGGCTTCAACCTCGACCGCCGGATGTACGACCTCCTGCGCTGCATGCCGACGAT from Streptomyces avermitilis MA-4680 = NBRC 14893 includes the following:
- a CDS encoding glycosyltransferase gives rise to the protein MRFLLPSLLLLAVMAMLMLRGFVHSEILADHRIRPPAATDQVPEKILDGGPVIDTRGGRTTSLSLPDHRLVLTFDDGPDPQWTPKVLDVLKKHHAHAVFFVTGTMTSRHPDLVRRLVAEGHEVGVHTFNHPDLAYQSKKRIDWELSQNQLALAGAAGIRTSLFRPPYSSFADAMDNESWPVTEYIGTRGYITVVNNTDSEDWQKPGVDEIIRRATPRGGKGAVVLMHDSGGDRHQTVQALDRFLPELQRRGYEFENLSEALGAPSAHTPVTGVDRWKGNAWIFLVQAADRITGMLVVGLAVIGGLVLTRFGLMLLLSGTHARRVRRPDFRWGPAPVTEPVSVLVPAYNEAKCIENTVRSLTASEHPVEVIVVDDGSSDGTARLVESLRLPDVRVVRQHNAGKPAALNRGLANARHDLIVMMDGDTVFEPATVRELVQPFADPRVGAVAGNAKVGNRDSLIGAWQHIEYVMGFNLDRRMYDLLRCMPTIPGAVGAFRRSALERVGGMSDDTLAEDTDITMALHRDGWRVVYAEKARAWTEAPESVQQLWSQRYRWSYGTMQAIWKHRRALVERGPSGRFGRVGLPLVALFMVVAPLLAPLIDVFLLYGVIFGPTQKTVLAWLGVLAVQAVCAAYAFRLDRERMTHLVSLPLQQILYRQLMYVVLLQSWITALVGGRLRWQKLRRTGVVEAPGSIPQQRTAGSESERRPVG